One genomic window of Camelina sativa cultivar DH55 chromosome 5, Cs, whole genome shotgun sequence includes the following:
- the LOC104785572 gene encoding uncharacterized protein LOC104785572, with the protein MSYIPPHKRHLKDPTKPAPVPDSLVAKFKKNLSFNSSSDKCNRIVYSGDSISKWFLVGSNGIEDEVPSYVKFVPLSSDVECRKGEKPSVLMLNNLQNESEEKKEQWLLVAEKVEEDLVLAYERAKTKMEEHHHVLRLVARFGKIFFYGHQGGPVGECSLKNSKTFSTDVPTSYLQHIKSEVVPSHGFSFDLEKETYTVKVSHHTCPNATINCKCTLKEDGRLSMYKAELNPVRHMVVDVSCIDKNLDMRLMLSAKRKMTSLTDKEISNIKALLGSATVDPNVKGGLRWPFGKASSEDGYRVFEACHVRATIYKSQTQRLRVRETDRFNERIGTGEIKREITLILKDLNSKLQEQNIEKSCVLEMLRGTLGSIWDFLQCDAYLT; encoded by the exons ATGTCTTATATTCCACCACATAAGAGGCATCTGAAGGATCCAACCAAACCTGCCCCTGTTCCAGATTCTCTTGttgcaaaattcaagaaaaaccTCAGCTTTAACAGTAGCAGTGATAAATGCAACCGGATAGTCTATTCAGGAGATTCGATTTCCAAATGGTTTCTTGTTGGTTCAAATGGAATTGAGGATGAGGTTCCTTCTTATGTTAAGTTTGTGCCCTTGTCCTCAGATGTCGAGTGCAGAAAAGGAGAAAAGCCTTCGGTACTGATGCTCAACAATCTCCAAAACG AGagtgaagagaaaaaagaacagTGGCTGTTAGTAGCAGAGAAGGTTGAGGAGGATCTTGTGTTGGCATATGAGCGAGCTAAGACTAAAATGGAGGAGCATCATCATGTATTGAGATTGGTTGCTCGgtttggtaaaattttcttctatgG GCATCAAGGTGGTCCTGTGGGTGAATGTTCGCTGAAAAACTCTAAGACGTTCTCTACAGATGTCCCAACGTCTTACTTACAACACATTAAGTCTGAGGTTGTACCAAGCCATGGATTCTCTTTTGACTTAGAAAAGGAAACATACACTGTGAAG GTATCGCATCATACTTGTCCGAATGCAACCATCAACTGCAAATGTACCCTCAAGGAAGATGGACGGCTCAGTATGTACAAG GCCGAGCTTAATCCGGTAAGGCATATGGTTGTTGATGTGTCATGCATTGACAAGAATCTCGACATGAGACTGATGCTCAGTGCTAAAAGGAAAATGACGTCTCTTACA GATAAAGAGATAAGCAACATTAAAGCACTACTGGGTTCAGCGACTGTTGATCCAAATGTGAAAGGCGGTTTAAGGTGGCCTTTCGGTAAAGCTTCATCTGAGGATGGATACAGAGTATTTGAAGCTTGTCACGTTAGAGCTACTATTTACAAAAGCCAAACTCAAAGGCTTAGGGTAAGAGAGACTGACAGATTCAATGAGAGGATTGGAACAGGGGAGATCAAGAGGGAGATTACACTGATACTTAAAGACCTAAACTCTAAGTTACAG GAGCAGAACATTGAGAAAAGTTGTGTTTTGGAAATGCTTCGTGGTACTCTTGGTTCTATATGGGACTTCTTGCAGTGCGATGCCTATCTTACATGA
- the LOC104785569 gene encoding uncharacterized protein LOC104785569 translates to MPFHMKIQPIDDSFDVSEEVPFPETMKQMPKSRLKRLFERQFTVKNVSEKFPGVVDVEAPLSRGNSGDFEPSSVCLAKMVLNFIEDNNNNGGGEKQRCGRSRCNCFSGSGTESSDDETEWSDGLKCSSGEACEILKSLVPCTSVWERNLQADVTKIVETSKSCMKNVANGLMSLGYDAAVCKSRWEKSPSCPAGEYEYVDVIIKGQRLLIDIDFKSKFEIARATKTYKSMLQTLPYIFVGKADRLQRIIMLICKATKESLKKKGLHVPPWRRAEYVKSKWLSSYVRDDQNSDEEVKQESVDMITGSIGSIVFGV, encoded by the exons ATGCCATTTCATATGAAAATCCAACCGATCGATGACTCCTTCGATGTATCGGAAGAGGTACCTTTCCCGGAGACGATGAAACAAATGCCGAAATCAAGGCTGAAGCGTCTCTTTGAGAGACAATTCACTGTTAAGAACGTTTCGGAGAAGTTTCCAGGCGTTGTTGATGTGGAGGCACCGCTTTCGAGAGGTAACTCTGGAGATTTTGAGCCGAGCTCGGTTTGTTTAGCGAAGATGGTTCTAAACTTCATCGAGGATAATAACAACAACGGTGGTGGTGAGAAACAGCGGTGTGGACGTAGCCGTTGCAATTGCTTTAGCGGGAGTGGTACGGAGAGCTCTGATGATGAAACTGAATGGTCTGATGGTTTGAAATGTTCTTCGGGTGAAGCTTGTGAGATTCTCAAG AGTTTGGTTCCTTGTACGAGTGTTTGGGAGAGGAATTTACAAGCTGACGTGACTAAGATTGTGGAAACAAGTAAGAGTTGCATGAAAAATGTGGCCAATGGGTTAATGAGCTTAGGTTATGATGCGGCTGTATGCAAATCTCGCTGGGAGAAATCGCCTTCTTGTCCTGCTG GAGAATATGAGTATGTGGATGTGATAATCAAAGGTCAAAGATTGTTGATTGACATCGACTTCAAATCCAAGTTTGAGATTGCTCGTGCAACAAAGACGTATAAGTCGATGTTACAAACTCTGCCTTACATCTTTGTTGGGAAAGCTGATCGGCTTCAGAGGATCATCATGCTTATATGTAAAGCGACAAAGgagagtttgaagaagaaaggaCTTCATGTGCCGCCATGGAGGAGAGCTGAGTATGTGAAATCCAAGTGGTTGTCTTCTTATGTTCGTGATGATCAAAACTCAGATGAAGAAGTGAAGCAGGAATCAGTAGATATGATAACTGGATCGATAGGATCCATAGTCTTTGGTGTCTGA
- the LOC104785570 gene encoding uncharacterized protein LOC104785570 isoform X2 — MVQRKTCLVLESSFNSQPAETRFGQEHLKNLGPEMMMMKRTKPRRKLKDNTTVSSQSGKSQATPNHDLVVKVTGGSPNYMKGTSSSEARKENKEIFNLSRNQKNQTGSKHDSRYGVNKERSYNKPSSRIGRGLTKAPSFKRCSQRATCSSTLKDSKFPEYLMLNHGDTYDQVNGTSVLKVCPYTYCSLNGHLHSVQYPPLKSFISSRRQSLKSQKSVNMEASKEEFVKISIEGKKEFEHGSGGAFEGNIDSPISETLSEGAPRSETDSDDYSDSAEMVMFSEGDHDTELKESGLEETLVDEVQEKANRDGDAYLSKESDLEEALVEDSMNENQDIGNRDGEAEQSCCFDSEVIHMTKNSEADNAMEETLVDDSVKEIQEKENKDDDVDQSSCFISEVNDKDDAGEEILKDKAEDCKEESQDQNEVILMTEENTKVPFKRTRKPCNQEEPDSTISWTIIKCKKSVAETEDLRAFNPIEPNYLPIVVEEDAEKVDLKHQDIDERRNSEDWMIDYALQRAVSKLAPARKKKVALLVEAFETVQPIMPHGRHLQACN, encoded by the exons ATGGTTCAGAGGAAGACTTGTCTAGTACTCGAGTCTTCTTTCAATTCCCAACCAGCTGAAACTCGATTCGGTCAAGAACATCTCAAGAACCTTGGAccggagatgatgatgatgaagagaacaAAGCCTAGGAGGAAGCTTAAAGACAATACTACTGTTTCTTCTCAATCAGGTAAGTCACAAGCAACACCAAACCATGATCTTGTTGTTAAAGTGACAGGTGGTTCACCTAATTACATGAAAGGCACCAGTAGCTCCGAGGCAAGAAAGGAGAACAAG GAAATATTTAATCTTTCTAGGAATCAGAAGAACCAAACCGGTTCAAAACATGATTCTCGTTATGGAGTTAACAAGGAAAGAAGTTATAACAAGCCGAGTTCTAGGATCGGTAGGGGTTTGACAAAGGCTCCTAGTTTCAAGAGATGCTCACAGAGAGctacttgttcttctactttAAAAGATTCCAAGTTTCCAGAGTATCTGATGCTTAATCATGGCGACACATATGATCAAGTAAATGGAACCTCTGTTTTGAAAGTTTGTCCTTACACGTATTGTTCGCTCAACGGTCATCTTCACTCCGTGCAGTATCCTCCTCTGAAAAGCTTTATATCCTCGAGGAGACAGAGTTTGAAGTCCCAGAAGAGTGTGAATATGGAAGCTTCTAAGGAAGAGTTTGTGAAGATAAGTATAGAGGGGAAGAAAGAGTTTGAGCATGGAAGTGGAGGTGCTTTTGAGGGTAATATTGATAGTCCAATCTCAGAGACTCTTTCTGAAGGAGCACCTCGTTCTGAAACTGATTCTGATGATTACTCTGATAGTGCTGAGATGGTAATGTTTTCAGAAGGTGATCATGACACCGAGTTAAAAGAATCTGGTTTGGAGGAGACTTTGGTAGATGAGGTTCAAGAGAAAGCAAACAGAGATGGAGATGCTTATCTTTCAAAAGAATCTGATTTGGAGGAGGCTCTGGTGGAGGACTCTATGAATGAGAATCAAGATATAGGAAACAGAGATGGAGAGGCTGAACAATCTTGTTGCTTTGATTCTGAAGTTATCCATATGACCAAGAACTCAGAAGCAGATAACGCAATGGAGGAGACTTTGGTAGATGACTCTGTGAAAGAGAtccaagagaaagaaaacaaagatgatgatgttgatcaaTCTAGTTGCTTTATTTCAGAAGTTAATGATAAAGATGATGCTGGTGAAGAGATTTTAAAGGATAAAGCTGAAGATTGCAAAGAGGAGTCTCAAGACCAGAATGAAGTTATATTGATGACAGAAGAAAACACAAAGGTTCCATTTAAGCGTACACGAAAACCCTGCAACCAAGAAGAGCCAGACTCTACCATTTCATGGACTATCATCAAATGCAAGAAATCTGTTGCAGAGACTGAGGATTTAAGAGCATTCAACCCAATAGAACCAAATTACCTTCCAATTGTAGTGGAGGAGGATGCTGAAAAGGTTGACCTCAAGCATCAAGACATAGATGAGAGGAGAAACTCAGAGGATTGGATGATTGATTATGCTCTGCAGCGTGCTGTTAGTAAACTTGCCCCagcaaggaagaagaaagttgcATTACTCGTCGAGGCATTTGAAACTGTGCAACCTATTATGCCACATGGAAGACACCTTCAAGCCTGCaattaa
- the LOC104785570 gene encoding uncharacterized protein LOC104785570 isoform X1 codes for MVQRKTCLVLESSFNSQPAETRFGQEHLKNLGPEMMMMKRTKPRRKLKDNTTVSSQSGKSQATPNHDLVVKVTGGSPNYMKGTSSSEARKENKKRLNLSRNQKNQTGSKHDSRYGVNKDRCNNKPSSRIGRGLTKAPSFKRCSQRATCSSTLKDSKFPEYLMLNHGETYDQVNGTSVLKVCPYTYCSLNGHLHSVQYPPLKSFISSRRQSLKSQKSVNMEASKEEFVKISIEGKKEFEHGSGGAFEGNIDSPISETLSEGAPRSETDSDDYSDSAEMVMFSEGDHDTELKESGLEETLVDEVQEKANRDGDAYLSKESDLEEALVEDSMNENQDIGNRDGEAEQSCCFDSEVIHMTKNSEADNAMEETLVDDSVKEIQEKENKDDDVDQSSCFISEVNDKDDAGEEILKDKAEDCKEESQDQNEVILMTEENTKVPFKRTRKPCNQEEPDSTISWTIIKCKKSVAETEDLRAFNPIEPNYLPIVVEEDAEKVDLKHQDIDERRNSEDWMIDYALQRAVSKLAPARKKKVALLVEAFETVQPIMPHGRHLQACN; via the exons ATGGTTCAGAGGAAGACTTGTCTAGTACTCGAGTCTTCTTTCAATTCCCAACCAGCTGAAACTCGATTCGGTCAAGAACATCTCAAGAACCTTGGAccggagatgatgatgatgaagagaacaAAGCCTAGGAGGAAGCTTAAAGACAATACTACTGTTTCTTCTCAATCAGGTAAGTCACAAGCAACACCAAACCATGATCTTGTTGTTAAAGTGACAGGTGGTTCACCTAATTACATGAAAGGCACCAGTAGCTCCGAGGCAAGAAAGGAGAACAAGAAAAGACTTAATCTATCTAGGAATCAGAAGAACCAAACCGGTTCAAAACATGATTCTCGTTATGGAGTTAACAAGGATAGATGTAATAACAAGCCGAGTTCTAGGATCGGTAGGGGTTTGACAAAGGCTCCTAGTTTCAAGAGATGCTCACAGAGAGCTACTTGTTCTTCGACTCTAAAAGATTCCAAGTTTCCAGAGTATCTGATGCTTAATCATGGCGAGACATATGATCAAGTTA ATGGAACCTCTGTTTTGAAAGTTTGTCCTTACACGTATTGTTCGCTCAACGGTCATCTTCACTCCGTGCAGTATCCTCCTCTGAAAAGCTTTATATCCTCGAGGAGACAGAGTTTGAAGTCCCAGAAGAGTGTGAATATGGAAGCTTCTAAGGAAGAGTTTGTGAAGATAAGTATAGAGGGGAAGAAAGAGTTTGAGCATGGAAGTGGAGGTGCTTTTGAGGGTAATATTGATAGTCCAATCTCAGAGACTCTTTCTGAAGGAGCACCTCGTTCTGAAACTGATTCTGATGATTACTCTGATAGTGCTGAGATGGTAATGTTTTCAGAAGGTGATCATGACACCGAGTTAAAAGAATCTGGTTTGGAGGAGACTTTGGTAGATGAGGTTCAAGAGAAAGCAAACAGAGATGGAGATGCTTATCTTTCAAAAGAATCTGATTTGGAGGAGGCTCTGGTGGAGGACTCTATGAATGAGAATCAAGATATAGGAAACAGAGATGGAGAGGCTGAACAATCTTGTTGCTTTGATTCTGAAGTTATCCATATGACCAAGAACTCAGAAGCAGATAACGCAATGGAGGAGACTTTGGTAGATGACTCTGTGAAAGAGAtccaagagaaagaaaacaaagatgatgatgttgatcaaTCTAGTTGCTTTATTTCAGAAGTTAATGATAAAGATGATGCTGGTGAAGAGATTTTAAAGGATAAAGCTGAAGATTGCAAAGAGGAGTCTCAAGACCAGAATGAAGTTATATTGATGACAGAAGAAAACACAAAGGTTCCATTTAAGCGTACACGAAAACCCTGCAACCAAGAAGAGCCAGACTCTACCATTTCATGGACTATCATCAAATGCAAGAAATCTGTTGCAGAGACTGAGGATTTAAGAGCATTCAACCCAATAGAACCAAATTACCTTCCAATTGTAGTGGAGGAGGATGCTGAAAAGGTTGACCTCAAGCATCAAGACATAGATGAGAGGAGAAACTCAGAGGATTGGATGATTGATTATGCTCTGCAGCGTGCTGTTAGTAAACTTGCCCCagcaaggaagaagaaagttgcATTACTCGTCGAGGCATTTGAAACTGTGCAACCTATTATGCCACATGGAAGACACCTTCAAGCCTGCaattaa
- the LOC104788913 gene encoding putative F-box protein At5g41500, which yields MTTISNLPRDLMEEIINRLPMKSLKAVRLTCKSWNNLSQCESFKKMHIGKSTSKGESMMIVVQPHSIYLMSGVVDVDPCIELKGKLSFLNKQVSISGIDHYEGLLLCFLKDVTRIVVWNPYLGQTRWIKLRNSHLLQGYFNYTLGYEDEESCRSLKLLRFVDYYHRGPQEQFFWYEMYDFDTGLWTTLDVAQYWRIHCSHRSVSLKGNSYWCAKERSSEGFVTDHIICFDFTRERFGPLLPLPSCVKDHKYVCVTLSCVKEEKIAAIIQHQNYSYDSVSEIWITTKIEAEMVSWSKFLRINTELKINFPAYFFIDEEKKVFMYLGRRYKSVDIYPTTYIDIIGEAGYLNNLVLGVPAEQNRWESMCSYVSSLVQIKKLARGKRIEQSSLEKRRFDQNMLRLAEIEKLMKKQSRY from the coding sequence ATGACGACTATCTCCAATCTTCCAAGGGATTTGATGGAGGAGATTATTAATAGGCTTCCCATGAAATCTCTGAAAGCTGTGAGATTAACTTGCAAAAGTTGGAACAATCTATCCCAATGTGAGAGCTTTAAGAAAATGCACATTGGTAAATCAACAAGCAAAGGGGAGTCAATGATGATCGTGGTGCAGCCTCACAGTATTTATTTAATGAGCGGTGTGGTTGACGTTGATCCATGTATAGAGCTTAAAGGTAAACTTAGTTTCCTTAACAAGCAAGTTAGTATATCCGGAATTGACCACTATGAGGGTCTATTGTTATGCTTCTTGAAAGACGTTACTAGGATTGTGGTTTGGAATCCGTATTTGGGGCAAACAAGGTGGATCAAACTTAGAAATTCTCACCTTCTACAAGGATATTTCAATTATACTCTCGGATACGAGGATGAGGAATCTTGTCGTAGCCTTAAATTGTTGAGGTTTGTAGATTATTATCACAGAGGGCCCCAAGagcaatttttttggtatgaaatgTACGATTTTGATACTGGTTTATGGACAACTCTTGACGTCGCGCAATACTGGAGAATACATTGTTCACACCGTAGCGTTTCTCTTAAGGGAAACAGCTACTGGTGTGCTAAAGAAAGGAGCTCAGAAGGTTTTGTTACGGATCAcataatctgttttgattttacaagagagagatttgggccGCTTCTGCCTCTGCCATCTTGCGTTAAGGATCACAAATATGTATGTGTGACTTTATCTtgtgttaaagaagagaagattgcAGCTATAATTCAGCACCAAAATTATTCATATGATTCTGTGTCTGAGATATGGATTACAACTAAGATCGAGGCCGAAATGGTGTCGTGGAGCAAGTTCTTGAGAATTAATACGGAGCTTAAGATAAATTTTCCAGCTTatttcttcattgacgaggagaagaaagtctTCATGTATCTTGGTAGAAGGTATAAATCTGTTGACATATATCCCACAACATATATTGACATCATTGGAGAGGCTGGATACTTAAACAATTTGGTTCTCGGAGTACCTGCAGAACAAAACCGTTGGGAAAGTATGTGCTCTTATGTTTCAAGTTTGGTCCAAATCAAGAAACTTGCAAGAGGCAAAAGGATAGAACAAAGTAGTTTAGAAAAGCGTCGATTTGATCAAAACATGTTGAGACTTGCTGAAATAGAAAAGCTAATGAAGAAGCAATCTAGATATTAA
- the LOC104785571 gene encoding pentatricopeptide repeat-containing protein At2g38420, mitochondrial-like, with translation MARSSSWHRMSNFLRKYRKFPHSSFKTKWNENLKQKYAMEELRSSLITDSEDDGVGGGVIRTLVSSFRLHNCEPSPKAYRFVIKTLAKTSQLDNIASVLNHIEVSEKFDTPESIFRDVISAYGFNGRIEEAVDVFFKIPNFRCVPSAYTLNALLLVLVRKRESLELVPEVLVKASKMGVRLEESSLRILIDALCGIGEVDSATELVRYMSVDCVIVDPRLYSRLLSSVCKHKDASCFDVLGYLEDLRKTRFLPSLRDYTVVMRFLVEGGRGKEVVSVLNQMKCDRIEPDIVCYTVLLQGVIADEEYSKADKFFDELLLLGLSPDVYTYNVYINGLCKQNDIEGALKIMYSMNKLGSEANVITYNILIKGLVKARDLSRAKTLWKEMETNGVNRNSHTYDIMISAFIEVDDVVSALGFLEEAFNINVFVKSSRTEEVVSRLCDKGLAVELLAHLV, from the coding sequence ATGGCAAGATCATCATCATGGCATCGAATGTCCAATTTCTTGAGAAAATATCGAAAATTTCCTCATTCCTCTTTCAAAACCAAATGGAACGAGAATCTCAAGCAGAAATATGCAATGGAAGAGCTAAGAAGCAGTCTAATCACAGATTCAGAGGACGACGGTGTCGGTGGTGGTGTTATACGAACACTCGTAAGCTCATTCAGACTCCATAACTGTGAGCCATCTCCTAAAGCTTACAGATTTGTTATCAAAACCTTAGCTAAAACCTCTCAGCTTGACAACATCGCATCTGTTCTCAATCATATTGAAGTCTCTGAGAAGTTTGATACACCTGAATCCATTTTCAGAGATGTCATCTCTGCTTATGGTTTCAATGGAAGAATCGAAGAAGCGGTTGATGTTTTCTTCAAGATCCCTAATTTCAGGTGTGTGCCTTCTGCTTATACGCTCAATGCTTTGCTTTTGGTTCTTGTGAGGAAAAGAGAGAGTCTTGAATTGGTTCCTGAGGTTTTGGTGAAAGCTAGTAAGATGGGTGTGAGGTTAGAGGAATCTAGTTTGAGGATTTTGATTGATGCTTTATGTGGAATAGGTGAGGTTGATTCTGCTACTGAGTTAGTGAGGTACATGAGTGTTGATTGTGTTATTGTTGATCCGAGGTTATACTCTCGGTTGTTGAGTTCTGTATGTAAACACAAGGATGCTTCATGTTTCGATGTTCTTGGATACTTGGAAGATTTGAGAAAGACTCGGTTTTTACCAAGTTTGCGGGATTATACAGTTGTTATGAGGTTCTTGGTTGAAGGAGGAAGGGGTAAAGAAGTTGTGAGTGTGCTGAATCAGATGAAATGTGACAGAATCGAGCCTGATATTGTTTGTTACACAGTCTTGTTGCAAGGTGTGATTGCAGATGAGGAGTACTCGAAAGCAGACAAGTTTTTTGATGAGTTGCTCTTGTTGGGTTTGTCTCCTGATGTTTATACCTATAATGTGTATATTAATGGCTTATGCAAGCAGAATGATATAGAAGGCGCCTTAAAGATAATGTATTCGATGAATAAGCTAGGTTCTGAGGCTAATGTGATtacttataatatattgattaaggGATTGGTTAAGGCCAGGGATCTGAGTCGAGCTAAGACTCTATGGAAAGAGATGGAGACGAATGGAGTTAACCGGAACAGCCACACGTATGATATTATGATTAGTGCATTTATTGAGGTAGACGATGTTGTTTCTGCTCTAGGTTTTTTGGAGGAAGCGTTTAACATTAACGTGTTTGTTAAGAGTTCAAGAACTGAGGAAGTCGTTAGCAGGTTATGTGATAAAGGCTTAGCAGTTGAACTTTTAGCACACCTGGTGTAA